The Humulus lupulus chromosome 4, drHumLupu1.1, whole genome shotgun sequence genome has a window encoding:
- the LOC133831332 gene encoding protein LITTLE ZIPPER 3, translating to MERLNSKLYLQNCYIMKENERLRKKAQILNQENQALLTELKQKLSKTNTKNNAKNSIPDLNLSSGSGQNASSSNN from the coding sequence ATGGAAAGACTGAACTCGAAGCTGTACTTGCAGAACTGTTACATAATGAAAGAGAACGAGAGGCTTAGGAAGAAAGCTCAGATTCTGAACCAAGAGAATCAAGCACTGCTTACTGAGCTGAAACAGAAGCTCTCGAAGACCAACACGAAAAACAATGCTAAAAACTCTATCCCTGACCTTAATCTGAGCTCAGGTTCTGGCCAAAATGCTTCCAGTTCCAACAACTGA